A portion of the Oncorhynchus nerka isolate Pitt River linkage group LG27, Oner_Uvic_2.0, whole genome shotgun sequence genome contains these proteins:
- the slc35c1 gene encoding GDP-fucose transporter 1 isoform X2, with amino-acid sequence MALAGSDSMEEGKGETFLLKAIKIGGVVVLYWFISITMVFLNNYLLDSKDLDAPLFVTFYQCLVTVGLCYGMHLLSHLCPGVIDFPSVKFDLKVCREVLPLSIVFIGMITFNNLCLKNVGVAFYTVGRSLSTVFNVLLSYVILKQTTSFYAILCCGIILGGFWLGVDQEGVAGSLSWTGVFFGVLASACVSLNAIFTKRVMPAVDGNIWKLSFYNNINACILFLPLILVFGEVGHLVHFSRLGDPTFWGMMTLGGVFGFAIGYVTGLQIKFTSPLTHNVSGTAKACAQTVIAVVYNQSSKSFLWWTSNLMVLGGSSAYTWVKGMEMKKVHIPQEESKEKLLGEKSDAGV; translated from the exons ATGGCTCTAGCAGGCTCGGACTCCATGGAAGAAGGAAAAGGCGAGACGTTTCTACTTAAAGCCATCAAAATAGGTGGTGTGGTCGTACTTTATTGGTTCATTTCAATAACCATGGTGTTCTTAAATAACTACTTGCTAGACAGTAAAGATTTGGACGCGCCGCTATTTGTGACATTTTACCAGTGCCTTGTGACTGTCGGACTGTGCTATGGCATGCACTTGCTATCCCACTTATGTCCGGGTGTCATCGACTTCCCCTCCGTCAAGTTCGACCTAAAGGTATGCCGGGAGGTTCTACCCCTGTCCATCGTGTTCATTGGAATGATAACCTTCAACAACTTGTGCCTGAAGAATGTAGGGGTGGCCTTCTACACTGTCGGCAGGTCACTCAGCACAGTCTTCAACGTTCTACTCTCCTACGTGATCCTCAAGCAGACCACGTCCTTCTACGCCATCCTGTGTTGTGGAATTATTCTAG GTGGATTCTGGTTGGGTGTGGACCAGGAAGGTGTGGCGGGCTCCCTGTCGTGGACGGGTGTGTTTTTCGGTGTGCTGGCCAGCGCCTGCGTCTCCCTCAACGCCATCTTCACCAAGCGGGTCATGCCGGCGGTAGACGGAAACATCTGGAAGCTCTCCTTCTACAACAACATCAACGCCTGCATCCTCTTCCTCCCACTCATCCTCGTCTTCGGTGAGGTCGGCCACCTCGTCCATTTCAGCCGCCTGGGTGACCCTACGTTCTGGGGCATGATGACGCTGGGCGGCGTGTTCGGTTTCGCCATCGGCTACGTGACGGGCCTCCAAATCAAGTTCACGAGTCCGCTGACACACAACGTGTCGGGGACGGCCAAGGCCTGCGCTCAGACGGTCATCGCTGTGGTCTATAACCAGTCCAGTAAAAGTTTCCTGtggtggactagtaacctgaTGGTCCTTGGTGGGTCTTCTGCCTACACCTGGGTCAAAGGCATGGAGATGAAGAAGGTCCATATTCCCCAGGAGGAGTCCAAAGAGAAACTGCTAGGGGAGAAGAGTGATGCCGGGGTATAG
- the slc35c1 gene encoding GDP-fucose transporter 1 isoform X1 produces the protein MISIMNRVQLKRSNILRMALAGSDSMEEGKGETFLLKAIKIGGVVVLYWFISITMVFLNNYLLDSKDLDAPLFVTFYQCLVTVGLCYGMHLLSHLCPGVIDFPSVKFDLKVCREVLPLSIVFIGMITFNNLCLKNVGVAFYTVGRSLSTVFNVLLSYVILKQTTSFYAILCCGIILGGFWLGVDQEGVAGSLSWTGVFFGVLASACVSLNAIFTKRVMPAVDGNIWKLSFYNNINACILFLPLILVFGEVGHLVHFSRLGDPTFWGMMTLGGVFGFAIGYVTGLQIKFTSPLTHNVSGTAKACAQTVIAVVYNQSSKSFLWWTSNLMVLGGSSAYTWVKGMEMKKVHIPQEESKEKLLGEKSDAGV, from the exons ATGATTTCAATCATGAACAGGGTGCAGTTGAAACGCTCGAACATCTTGAGAATGGCTCTAGCAGGCTCGGACTCCATGGAAGAAGGAAAAGGCGAGACGTTTCTACTTAAAGCCATCAAAATAGGTGGTGTGGTCGTACTTTATTGGTTCATTTCAATAACCATGGTGTTCTTAAATAACTACTTGCTAGACAGTAAAGATTTGGACGCGCCGCTATTTGTGACATTTTACCAGTGCCTTGTGACTGTCGGACTGTGCTATGGCATGCACTTGCTATCCCACTTATGTCCGGGTGTCATCGACTTCCCCTCCGTCAAGTTCGACCTAAAGGTATGCCGGGAGGTTCTACCCCTGTCCATCGTGTTCATTGGAATGATAACCTTCAACAACTTGTGCCTGAAGAATGTAGGGGTGGCCTTCTACACTGTCGGCAGGTCACTCAGCACAGTCTTCAACGTTCTACTCTCCTACGTGATCCTCAAGCAGACCACGTCCTTCTACGCCATCCTGTGTTGTGGAATTATTCTAG GTGGATTCTGGTTGGGTGTGGACCAGGAAGGTGTGGCGGGCTCCCTGTCGTGGACGGGTGTGTTTTTCGGTGTGCTGGCCAGCGCCTGCGTCTCCCTCAACGCCATCTTCACCAAGCGGGTCATGCCGGCGGTAGACGGAAACATCTGGAAGCTCTCCTTCTACAACAACATCAACGCCTGCATCCTCTTCCTCCCACTCATCCTCGTCTTCGGTGAGGTCGGCCACCTCGTCCATTTCAGCCGCCTGGGTGACCCTACGTTCTGGGGCATGATGACGCTGGGCGGCGTGTTCGGTTTCGCCATCGGCTACGTGACGGGCCTCCAAATCAAGTTCACGAGTCCGCTGACACACAACGTGTCGGGGACGGCCAAGGCCTGCGCTCAGACGGTCATCGCTGTGGTCTATAACCAGTCCAGTAAAAGTTTCCTGtggtggactagtaacctgaTGGTCCTTGGTGGGTCTTCTGCCTACACCTGGGTCAAAGGCATGGAGATGAAGAAGGTCCATATTCCCCAGGAGGAGTCCAAAGAGAAACTGCTAGGGGAGAAGAGTGATGCCGGGGTATAG